The Achromobacter spanius genome includes the window GCATGATCGGCGGCGCGGTCGTGGCCAAGGCGCAGCCCGACGGCTACACCTTGATGCTGGACGCCTCCAACCACGCGCAGAATCCCGCGCTGCATTCCAAGATGCAGTTCGACACGCTGACCGCCTTCGCGCCCGTTTCCTTGCTGCTGCGCGTGCCCAATGTGCTGGTCGTGACACCGTCGTATGAAGTGAAATCGGTGGCAGACCTGATCCGGCTGGGTCAGGCCGACGCCAAGGAACCGGTGTACTACGCATCGGCCGGCCCCGGCTCGGCGCAGCACCTGGCCGGTGAGTTGTTCAACCTGCTTGCCAAGACGCATCTGCAACACGTGGCCTATAAGGGCGGCGGCCCAGCCATGATCGACGTCATGTCGGGCCAGGTGCCCGTCATGTTCGCCAGCATGGGTTCGTCGTGGCAGCACGTGAAGAACGGCAAGCTGCGCGCGGTGGCGGTTGGCGGTTCAGAGCGTTCCAAGGCCGCCCCCGATCTGCCCACCATCGCCGAGTCCGGCGTGCCGGGCTACGAAACCTATGAATGGAATGCCGTGTTCGCACCGGCCGGCACGCCGCCCGCCATCGTGGACCAGGTATCGCAAGCGCTGGCCAAGGTGTTGAAGGACCCCGCCATCGCCGCGCAGTTGGCCGGTATCGGCGCGGAACCCATCGGCTCGACCCCGGCCGAACTCGACACCTTCCGCCGCGCTGAAATTGCCAAATGGCAGCGCGTCGTCAAGGAAGCCAATCTGAAACTGGACTAACGGACCTGACGAAGGGTGCGGACTAAGAGACCGGACGAACAGACTGATTCAACAGACCTGCCGGGTCTACTCAGCGCGGTTTGCTGACAGGGCCCGGTCTGCTAAAAGCCGCCGGACTTGCGGCGTCCTCACGGGCGCCGTTTTTTTTTGGATGCGTCTTACGGGGCGCTTTTTTTTCGGATGCGCGCGCGGCGCTATCATTGCGGCTTGGCTACCGTACATCGCAGAGAGCAGCAAGATGGACAAAATTCGACTCGACAAATGGCTCTGGGCCGCGCGCTTTTACAAGACGCGCAGCCTTGCCGTGCAAGAGATCGGCAAGGGCCGCGTCTTTGTCAACGACCAGGCCGCCAAACCGTCGCGCGAGGTCTCGGCCGGCGACCGCGTCACCATCCGCAAGGAAGACCCCGCGCTACACGTGCGGGTCGTTGCGGTGAGCGGCGTGCGTGGCCCCGCGCCGGTTGCGCGCCTGTTGTACGAAGAAACGCCCGACAGCATTGCCGCGCGTGAACGCGCGGCGGAAATGCGGCGCCTGGCGCCGGAACCCGCGTTGGGCATTGAAACCGGCCGCCCCACCAAACGCGACCGCCGGCTGATCGACATGATGCGGGGTAAGTAAGCATCATGAAACGCAGCTCAAGCGGCGGCCTGGTCTATTCCACCGAAACCGGCCGCATGTGTCCGACGTGCCGCCAGGCGCTTGCGCAATGCCTATGCAAAGCCGCCGCCCGCGCCACGCCCTCCGGTGACGGCGTGGCGCGCGTATCGCGCGAAACCAAGGGGCGTGGCGGCAAAAGCGTGACGGTCGTGCGCGGGCTGGCACTGGACCCGGTGGCGCTTGCCGCCCTGGGCAAGCAACTGCGCACCGCATGCGGCTCGGGTGGCACCACCAAGGATGGCGTGATCGAGGTGCAAGGCGACCACTGCGAACGCATCATCAACGCGCTGACAAGCAGCGGCCATCGCGCCAAGCGCGCGGGCGGCTGAACCTGACGAGACACTCATGAATGATTTGCCAATAAGCAGCGTGGCCAGTTGGCACGCGCATGTGTACTTCGGCGCGGCCAGCCGCGATGCCGCGTTGGCGTTGCGCGAACGCGTGCTTGCGCAGTGGGACGGCAAGATGGAAATGGGGCGCTTTCATGAGCGCCCCGTCGGTCCGCATCCGCTTTGGAGCTACCAGATTGCGTTCGCGCCCGAGCACTTCGCCGACATCGCCACCTGGCTCACCCTGAACCACGGTGAGCTGGACGTGTTCATGCATCCGAACACGGGCGATTCGCTGCGCGACCACCGCGATTGCGCGGTGTGGATCGGGCACAGCCATGTGCTGAACCTGCACGCGCTGGGCGGCTGATTTTGCGGGCGTAAAGCGCTTGCCCCGCTGGCGCGGGGCGGCTGCCCCCTTACAGCGCGCGGCCCACAATCAGCGGGTCCAGCGCCAGGCCGGGTTCACCGCTCTTGCCCTCGTAGGGCAGGCGGTTCAGCACATAGCGCATCGCGTTCAGGCGCGCGCGCTTCTTGCAATCCGACTTCACCACAATCCACGGCGCATCCGCGGTATCCGTATGCGCGAACATCGCTTCTTTGGCGCGTGTGTAATCGTCCCACTTGTCCAAGGACGCCAGGTCCACCGGGCTCAGCTTCCATTGCTTGAGCGGATGCACCTTGCGCTGCAAGAAGCGGCGACGCTGCTCTTCGCGGCTGACCGAAAACCAGAACTTCACCAGGTGGATGCCGCTGGATACCAGGTGGCGTTCAAAGTCCGGCACCTGGCGCAGGAAGTCCTGATATTCCTGTTGCGAGCAAAAGCCCATCACGCGCTCAACCCCAGCGCGGTTGTACCAGGACCGATCGAACATCACGATCTCGCCGGCGGTCGGCAGATGCTGCACATAGCGCTGGAAGTACCACTGGCCCTTCTCGGTATCCGACGGCTTTTCCAGCGCCACCACGCGCGCGCCACGCGGATTCAAGTGTTCCATCATGCGCTTGATGGTCCCGCCCTTGCCCGCCGCATCGCGCCCTTCAAACAGAATCACCACGCGCTGCCCGGTGGCCTTGACCCAGGCTTGCAGCTTCAGCAACTCCACCTGCAACTGGTACTTCTGCTTTTCGTAATTGCGGCGCAGCATGCGGTGGCGATAGGGGTAGATGCCTTCGCGCCAGTCCATCGCCAGCTCTTCGTCGGGGTTGCGCCGCGTGGCGGGCGCCTGCGTGTTGGCCTCCAACAGCGCGCGATGCACGGCGCGCGCGTCGTCGGCCGACAGTTCTTCGATGACGGAACGCAGCGCCTCGTGGGCTTGCGCTTCCGGGCCTACGGTATAGCGGCGGGCAATGTCCGCCAGCACCGACACCGTTTCCTGCCGCGCGGCGTCTTCCCGAGCCGCCACCTGAGCCGCCTGCAGCCCTGCTGCCTGGGTTGCTGCCTGATTCGCTGACTCGGTCACTGCCGGGGTCACTGCGTGCTTGCCTCGCGCCACCCGTGCCTTGTCGGCCTTGTCAGCGGACGGGCCCGTGGCCGCGGCGCTGCGGGTCGCGGCGCTGCGTTTGGCGACGCTTGGCGACGCACTGCGGCGCTTGCGCGGCGCGGCGGCAACGTTGTCCGGGGTGGCTTGCGGTGTCTTGTCTGTCATCGATCCTGTCCTTGCTGCGCTTGTCGTCTGCCCGCCGGCCAGCCCAGGGCGAGCGGCCCGTCAGGGCAAGGCGCAACCCTACCTGCTTGCATGCGGCGTGGAATTGACGAGAATCAAAGGTTGTAACATTTTTTACAACGCCAGGCGCCGCTACACTACCGAATCCTCATCGCTCCCTGCTTCTCATGTGGTCACGCATCAAGCGCTTTCTGTCCGGCCCGCCCCCGCCTGAAGATCCTTTCCGGCAAACCGTGAGCTTCGACGAGGCCGGATTCACCCGGCACTGCGAGCTGGCGCGCGCGATGGGCTTGCAAGCGTTCTGGCCTTGGGCGGACGTGCACGAGTTCGGCTTTTCGTTCCAGCGCGCGCTCTATCCCGACCCCTGGTATGGCGACTACATGGAAAGCCTGTGGTACCTGTGGGTGCGCTGCGAAGACGGCGACATGATGCGGGTGTTCATTGATGAACGGCTGCTGGACGCCGACCACTTGCCGCCCGCGCTGCTGCGCAACCTGCCTGGGCTGGACATCGGCGTGCTGCACGCCGGGCTGGCCACCGCGCGCGGCGGGCTGCGCCATTTCAAAGGTGAAGGCGAATGGGCGGCCTGGCGCCGCGATGCCGCCGGGGAATAGCGCGGCATGCGGGTGCCTGGCACGGCACTTGCTGACGTTGAATCCTTTATTCGCCTTCATTGACGTCGTCAAACCCGCTGACTACAGTCAAGCCCAATGACCCCATTTTTCGGTGCGCCATGAACTCCCAGGAAAACACGCTCTCGCCATGGAAGCGCTTACGCGCGCACCGTGGCGGGCGCGTCGCGTTAAGTGCAGGCGTGATCGTGCTGGTAGCCATCGCGGCCACCCAGGGTTGGGACCACCTGGGCGAACGTGCACAGGAAAAGGTCGCCACCGCTGAAATCCGCAAAGTCGCCGACACGCTCAGCCAGATGGTGGCGGGCGCCGAGGGCGAGCCGGAGACGCTGCCGTCCATCGACCCCACGCCCAAGGCCACGGGTTTTTATGGCGAACTGGAACGGGCCGTGAAGACCGTGGCCAGTGAACGGGTAGCGCAGCACAAGGCCTATCTGACCGAACTGAAAGACATCGGCATGCCCCGGCTGCTGGATGCGCACCGGCTGGCGCTGGACACGGGCCTGGTGGAAAGCCGGATGATTCTTGAGCAGGCCGAGCGCCTGGTGCCGAAGTATCGCGACCAAAGCATCCGGGTGCTGCAAGACATGCCGGAGCTGATCCGATCGTTGGCCATCCGCGAACCCGAAAAGCAGAAGATGATGAGCACCCTGACCTCGACCCTGGCGCGCCGCAGCGACAGCCTGGGCAAAGTCTGGCTGCTGGAAACGCGCATCCTGCACGAGTTCGGCCAGATGATTTCACTGCTGGATGACAACCGCCAGTATTGGTACGCCGACCATGACGAGCTGATGTTTGAACGCGACGGCGACTTGAAGCGGTTTCACCAGCACATGGTGCAGATCAACAAGATGGCGCTTGAACAGGAACAGTTAGGCAAGCAGCAGTTGGCGAACCTGTTCGCGGTACTGCCTTAAGCGGGTACTTCCTTAAGCGTCTGCGGTGCCGCCCGGCGCCGCGCCGTCAAAACGGCTTGACCACCACCAGCGTCACGATGACCGCGCACGCGATCACGGTGAATGGCGCATAAAGGTCCACCAGCGGCGGGCGCTTGAGCGAGCCGTTGACCATCCGGCGCAACGACGCGCTTTGCATGCCCAACAAGGCCGACAGCGCCAGCGCGCAGCCCACCTTGACCCAGATCCAGTTCATGGCGAACCAGCCGAACGTCATGGCCAGGTGCAGGCCGATCAGCCAAGACACCACCATGGCCGGCGTGGTGACCCACAGCGTCCAGCGCCGCAGCGCGCCCAGCATCTTGCGTTCTTTCGGCGCTTCGTCGCTGTCCTGCGGTTGCGAGGACAACAGGAACAACGAGACAAACAGCGAGCCGACCATCCACGTAACCACGGCCGCCACGTGGGCCATCTTCAAGAGTTGGTAGGTCATGGCGCGGGCTTGTCGCCGCCTGCTTCGGGTGTCGGTTCGGCTTTTTCGTTGATGGCGGGCGGGCCCGGGGGGCCGTTCGCCGTGGCCGGGTTCAGCGTGTCGGCCGGTGCGTCGGGCGACACCACGGGGTCGGCAGGCGGCTCGGCGGGCTTGGACGCCGCCGGCGGCGTGGGCGGTACGGGCTGAGCGGCTCCGGCAGGGCTGGGCGCAGCCGAATGGGGCACAACCTGCGGCACAACCTGGGGCGCAAGCTTGGGCGAAACATGGGGCGCCGCGGCGGCCTCGGCATCGGGCAGGAAACGCTGCAAGAGCTGGAAAAACCCTTCGTAGAACTTTGGCCGCGACACCGTCTGGCTGGCCGTCTTCACCAGCGAATCGTCGCTGGAACCAAACGGCATCGACACCTGCCCTAGCACGCTGACGCCCACGCTGGCCGAGCTGCTGGTGCGCTTGATGGAATAACGGTCTTGCACCGCATTGGCGAACACCGTGGCGCGCTGGTTGGCGCTGCCGTCCGAGGCGCAGTCGATATTGAAATTGATCTGCGTGTGCAAGCCGTCTTCACCCTGGAAGTTCTTGTGGCCGGACACCCGCGCCGGGTCGAAGCGATCGATGTTGTAGCCCTGGCTGAGCAAGGCGCGGCGGCCCGCATCGCAGGCCGTGGTGCTGGCGGTGGGAAAGGTGCGCGAGAACACGTCGTTCTGCGTGAAGTCTTCGCGTTCGTAGGCCGGTTTGGGGGAGGTACATCCCGCCAGGATCGCCGTCAGGCAGACAAACAGGGACACAGGCAGACGACGGGTAACGCAGGGCATGAGGGGTCCAGCTTTTGGCGTAAAGCGGGCATTATCGACCAGAAAGAAACCGCTGGCGAATGACTGGCCGACGATTCCCCCTGGGCCGTGATGCGTTGAAACAGTTAAATCACCCGGATACACCTCACCTCGTGTCCCGCCGCCACGGGCACGATGTCCGGCACCGCCGCCTGGCAGCGCGGCTCGGCAAAACCGCAACGCGGCGCGAACGCGCATCCGGGCGGCAAGGCAGCCAGGTCGGGCGGCGATCCGGGAATAGTCTCCAGCCGTTGGCCCTTTTGCATGGCGCCATGCGCGCGGCCCTTCAGCAAGGCCAGCGTGTAGGGATGACGCGGCGCGCGCAACAGGTCCGCCACGCTGCCCTGCTCCACGATGCGCCCGCCGTACATCACCGCCACCCGGTCGGCAATTTCCGCGGCCGCGCCGATGTCATGCGTCACAAACACGATGGACAGCCCCAACTCGCGTTGCAGCTCGCGCAGCAACAGCAGAATCTGGATCTGCACGGTGGCGTCCAGGGCGGTGGTGGGTTCGTCCGCCAGCAGCACCTTGGGGTTGCAGGACAAAGCCAGCGCAATCATGGCGCGCTGGCGCATGCCGCCGGACATTTCATGCGGATACGCTTGCAGGCGCCGCTCGGGGCTGGGAATGCGCACGCGCTCGAACAGCGACAACGCACGGGCACGCGCCTCGGCGGCGCTCTTGCCGGTGTGCCGGCGCACCATTTCTTCAATCTGCCGGCCCACGGTGTAGACCGGGTCCAGCGCCAGCAGCGGCTCCTGGAACACCATCGACACCACCGGGCCGCGCATGGCGGCAAGCTCGCGGGCGTTCATCGCCAGCACGTCGCGGCCATCAACCGTCATTTCGCCGCTGATGCGCGTGCGGCGCGGCGGGTGCAGCCGCATCAGCGCGCGCAGGGTCACGCTCTTGCCCGAGCCCGATTCGCCGATCAGCGCCACCGCTTCTCCGCGCGCCACTTCCAGGTTCACGCCATTCAAGGCATGCACGGTCTTGGCGCCCGCCTGAAAGGCTACTTCCAGATTGCGGATGCGGACCAAGGGGGATGTAGTCGCGGTCATGTCAGCGCTCCGGAAGCGGCATAGCCGGAATCGGGTTGATGGATCAGGCAACGCACGGCATGGTCGCCCTGCTGCGTCATGGCCGGCGCCTCGGCCGCACAGGCGGCGCGCGCAAACGCGCAGCGGGTGTGGAAGCGGCACCCCGAAGGCGGGTCGATCGGGTTGGGTGGGTCGCCCGACAAGGGCGCCGATTCCGTGCGCTGTCCGGGCTCCATCGACGGCATGGAACGCAGCAGCGCTTGCGTGTAGGGATGGCGCGGCGCGTCGAACACCTGATCCACCGGCCCCAGCTCCACGACTTCGCCCAGATACATCACCATGACGCGGTCCGAGATGTAGCGCACCACGTTCAAGTCGTGGCTGATGAACATATAGGTCAGCCCGAAGTCGTCCTTCAGATCCAGCAGCAGGTTCAGCACCTGCGCTTCAACCGACTTGTCCAGCGCGGACACCGCTTCGTCCAGAATCACCAGACGGGGGTGCAGGGCCAGCGCGCGCGCGATGTTCACGCGCTGGCGCTGGCCGCCCGACAATTCGTGCGGGTAACGGCCCGCAAAGCGCTGCGCATCCAGGCCCACGCGGCCCAGCAGCCCGCGCGCCACCGCGATGGCATCGCGCTTGGGGCTGCCGTGCACCAGCGGGCCGAAGGCCACGGAGTCTTCGATGGTCATGCGCGGGTTCAGCGACGAATAGCTGTCCTGGAACACCATCTGTGTCTGGCGACGGAATTCGCGCAGCGCCAGCGCGCGCGAGCCCACCGCCATGCCGTCGAACACCAGTTCGCCCTGGTCCTGTTTGATCAGCTGCATGACCAGCCGCGCGGTGGTGGACTTGCCACAACCGGATTCGCCCACCACGCCCAGCGTCTCGCCCTTCTTCACGTCGAAGTCCACGCCGTCCACCGCGCGCACCGAGTTTCCGCCCCGGCCGCGCGAGAGCGGATCGCGCTTGAGCGGAAAGTGCTTGATCAGGCCGCGCACGCTCAACAAGGGCTGAGCGGGGCCGCCCACGTCTTCGTGCGCCACGCGCACTGCGTCGATGACCGCATTCATTCCTTGACCTCCATGGCCGAGCGCAGTCCGTCGGACAGCAGGTTGAAGGACATCGACGTGATGAAGATCATCACGCCCGGCAGCGCCGCGACCCAGGGCTGGGTGTAGATGGCGGTACGCAAGGTGTTCAGCATCAAGCCCCATTCCGGCTCGGGCGGGCGCACGCCCAGCCCCAGGAACGACAGGCCGGAGGCCAGGATCATGGACACCGAGATCAGGCTGGTGGAATACACGAAGATGGGGCCCAGCACGTTGGAAAGCACATGCGCGCGCACGATGGTCAAGGGCGATGCGCCCGAGGCCCGCGCCGCGTCCACGTAGTCGCTACGCCGCACCTGCGTGGTGACGCTCTCGGCCACACGCACAATCTGCGGAATGAAGACGATGGTCAGTGAAAGAATGGCGTTGAAGATGCCCGCGCCCAAGGTGCCCGACAGCGCAATGGCCAGAAGCACCGACGGAAACGCATAGAACACGTCCACCACGCGCATGATCAGCGTGCTGGTCCAGCCGCCCGCGTAGCCCGCCAGGATGCCGATGGCGCTGCCCACCACGAAGGCGGCTATCACCGGCACGATGCCCATGAACAGCGACAGGCGCGCCCCCAGCATCAGCCGCGACAGCATGTCACGGCCCAGCTCGTCGGCGCCCAGCGGATAGCCCTCGGTGCCGATGGGCCGCAGGCGCTTGAGCATGGACGCATGGAACGGGTCCGCCGGCGTGATCCACGGCGCCAGGATGGCGATGATGATCAGCGCCAGGATGACGCCGCCGGCGGCCAGCGCCACGGGGTCGCGGCGCAAGCGGCGCAGCACGTTCGACCAATAGCCCGGCGATCTCGCCACGGGCGCCACGACCGCTGTGGCGGCCAGGCTGGCAACGGAATCGGTCATGTCAGCTCCTTTCGATGCGAGGGTCGAACAGGCCTTGCAGGATGTCGACGGCCAGGTTCAAGACCACGAAGAACAAGGCCAGCACCAGGATCGTGCCCTGCAAGAGCGGCAGGTCGCGCTGGAAGATGGCGGCGTTGAGCAGGAAGCCCGTGCCCGGCCACGAGAAAACCGTTTCGATCAGGATGGAGCCGCCCAGCAGATAGCCCAGTTGCAGGCCCATTACCGCCAAGGCGGTGGGCGCGCAATTCTTGACGACGTGCAGGAACACGCCCAGGTCGGTCAGGCCGCGCGCGCGCAGGCCCACCACGAATTCCTGCGACAGCGTTTCGGCCACCAGCGCGCGCACCGTGCGCGCGATGATGCCCATCGGTATCACCGACATCGTCACGGCGGGCAGGATCATGTGGCGGAAATGCGCCCAGTCCGGCACCCATTCGCCCGACCCGCCCGGCCCCGCGCCCGTGGGCGGCAGCCACATCAGTTGCGTCGAGAAGATGATGACCAGCACCATGCCCAGCCAGTAATGCGGCACGCTGACGCCGATGACCGACACGAAGGACGCCACGCGATCCATCGGCGAATTGCGGAAGTAGCCGCCGACAAAGCCCAGGAAGGCGCCGACGATAAAACCCAGCAGCGTGGCCAGACAGGCCAGCCGCAAGGTATTGCCCACCGCCTTGAAGACCTCGGCGGAAACGGGGCGGCCGGTGGCGATGGACGTGCCCAGGTCACCATGCAGCGCACGCCAGAGCCAGCCGGCGAATTGCTCGATCAAGGGGCGGTCAAAGCCGTAGAGCTGCATCAGTTGCCGTTGCAGGTCGGCCGACGCATCGGGAGGAAGAATGGACACCAGCGGATCGCCAGGCGCCAAATGGATCAACAGGAAACAGAGCAGCGCGACCCCCACCATGATGGGCAAGGCGTACACGATGCGCCGCAGGATGTAAGACAGCATAGGCGTCACCGGCTAGGGCGCTGGACGCCGCGCGCACAAGTCGGCGGGCGGCATCCAGCGCGTTCAGGATCAATCCATCGACATGGTGGCGATATCGATGAACCAGCTCTTGGGCTGCACCACGCCCTTGACCTTCGGCGAGATCGCGCGCGGGCCGACGTCATGCGCAATCCAGACGAACGGCGCTTCTTCGACCACGCGCGCATGCAGCTTGGCCAAGGCGGCGTCGCGTTCGGCGGGGGTGAAGGTGGTGCGCGCATCCTTGATCAAACCGTCGATTTCGGCGTTGCCGAAGTAGCCCCAGTTG containing:
- a CDS encoding tripartite tricarboxylate transporter substrate binding protein encodes the protein MNAFFKRLAHRGSVLMAAGLLAGAAGAASAAYPERPVTLVVTYPPGGTVDVVARLIGPKLAAELGQPVVIENRGGAGGMIGGAVVAKAQPDGYTLMLDASNHAQNPALHSKMQFDTLTAFAPVSLLLRVPNVLVVTPSYEVKSVADLIRLGQADAKEPVYYASAGPGSAQHLAGELFNLLAKTHLQHVAYKGGGPAMIDVMSGQVPVMFASMGSSWQHVKNGKLRAVAVGGSERSKAAPDLPTIAESGVPGYETYEWNAVFAPAGTPPAIVDQVSQALAKVLKDPAIAAQLAGIGAEPIGSTPAELDTFRRAEIAKWQRVVKEANLKLD
- a CDS encoding RNA-binding S4 domain-containing protein is translated as MDKIRLDKWLWAARFYKTRSLAVQEIGKGRVFVNDQAAKPSREVSAGDRVTIRKEDPALHVRVVAVSGVRGPAPVARLLYEETPDSIAARERAAEMRRLAPEPALGIETGRPTKRDRRLIDMMRGK
- a CDS encoding translation initiation factor Sui1 — encoded protein: MKRSSSGGLVYSTETGRMCPTCRQALAQCLCKAAARATPSGDGVARVSRETKGRGGKSVTVVRGLALDPVALAALGKQLRTACGSGGTTKDGVIEVQGDHCERIINALTSSGHRAKRAGG
- a CDS encoding DOPA 4,5-dioxygenase family protein, translating into MNDLPISSVASWHAHVYFGAASRDAALALRERVLAQWDGKMEMGRFHERPVGPHPLWSYQIAFAPEHFADIATWLTLNHGELDVFMHPNTGDSLRDHRDCAVWIGHSHVLNLHALGG
- the ppk2 gene encoding polyphosphate kinase 2, whose product is MTDKTPQATPDNVAAAPRKRRSASPSVAKRSAATRSAAATGPSADKADKARVARGKHAVTPAVTESANQAATQAAGLQAAQVAAREDAARQETVSVLADIARRYTVGPEAQAHEALRSVIEELSADDARAVHRALLEANTQAPATRRNPDEELAMDWREGIYPYRHRMLRRNYEKQKYQLQVELLKLQAWVKATGQRVVILFEGRDAAGKGGTIKRMMEHLNPRGARVVALEKPSDTEKGQWYFQRYVQHLPTAGEIVMFDRSWYNRAGVERVMGFCSQQEYQDFLRQVPDFERHLVSSGIHLVKFWFSVSREEQRRRFLQRKVHPLKQWKLSPVDLASLDKWDDYTRAKEAMFAHTDTADAPWIVVKSDCKKRARLNAMRYVLNRLPYEGKSGEPGLALDPLIVGRAL
- a CDS encoding CopD family protein; its protein translation is MTYQLLKMAHVAAVVTWMVGSLFVSLFLLSSQPQDSDEAPKERKMLGALRRWTLWVTTPAMVVSWLIGLHLAMTFGWFAMNWIWVKVGCALALSALLGMQSASLRRMVNGSLKRPPLVDLYAPFTVIACAVIVTLVVVKPF
- a CDS encoding DUF2242 domain-containing protein; the encoded protein is MPCVTRRLPVSLFVCLTAILAGCTSPKPAYEREDFTQNDVFSRTFPTASTTACDAGRRALLSQGYNIDRFDPARVSGHKNFQGEDGLHTQINFNIDCASDGSANQRATVFANAVQDRYSIKRTSSSASVGVSVLGQVSMPFGSSDDSLVKTASQTVSRPKFYEGFFQLLQRFLPDAEAAAAPHVSPKLAPQVVPQVVPHSAAPSPAGAAQPVPPTPPAASKPAEPPADPVVSPDAPADTLNPATANGPPGPPAINEKAEPTPEAGGDKPAP
- a CDS encoding ABC transporter ATP-binding protein — encoded protein: MTATTSPLVRIRNLEVAFQAGAKTVHALNGVNLEVARGEAVALIGESGSGKSVTLRALMRLHPPRRTRISGEMTVDGRDVLAMNARELAAMRGPVVSMVFQEPLLALDPVYTVGRQIEEMVRRHTGKSAAEARARALSLFERVRIPSPERRLQAYPHEMSGGMRQRAMIALALSCNPKVLLADEPTTALDATVQIQILLLLRELQRELGLSIVFVTHDIGAAAEIADRVAVMYGGRIVEQGSVADLLRAPRHPYTLALLKGRAHGAMQKGQRLETIPGSPPDLAALPPGCAFAPRCGFAEPRCQAAVPDIVPVAAGHEVRCIRVI
- a CDS encoding ABC transporter ATP-binding protein, which codes for MNAVIDAVRVAHEDVGGPAQPLLSVRGLIKHFPLKRDPLSRGRGGNSVRAVDGVDFDVKKGETLGVVGESGCGKSTTARLVMQLIKQDQGELVFDGMAVGSRALALREFRRQTQMVFQDSYSSLNPRMTIEDSVAFGPLVHGSPKRDAIAVARGLLGRVGLDAQRFAGRYPHELSGGQRQRVNIARALALHPRLVILDEAVSALDKSVEAQVLNLLLDLKDDFGLTYMFISHDLNVVRYISDRVMVMYLGEVVELGPVDQVFDAPRHPYTQALLRSMPSMEPGQRTESAPLSGDPPNPIDPPSGCRFHTRCAFARAACAAEAPAMTQQGDHAVRCLIHQPDSGYAASGALT
- a CDS encoding ABC transporter permease encodes the protein MTDSVASLAATAVVAPVARSPGYWSNVLRRLRRDPVALAAGGVILALIIIAILAPWITPADPFHASMLKRLRPIGTEGYPLGADELGRDMLSRLMLGARLSLFMGIVPVIAAFVVGSAIGILAGYAGGWTSTLIMRVVDVFYAFPSVLLAIALSGTLGAGIFNAILSLTIVFIPQIVRVAESVTTQVRRSDYVDAARASGASPLTIVRAHVLSNVLGPIFVYSTSLISVSMILASGLSFLGLGVRPPEPEWGLMLNTLRTAIYTQPWVAALPGVMIFITSMSFNLLSDGLRSAMEVKE
- a CDS encoding ABC transporter permease; its protein translation is MLSYILRRIVYALPIMVGVALLCFLLIHLAPGDPLVSILPPDASADLQRQLMQLYGFDRPLIEQFAGWLWRALHGDLGTSIATGRPVSAEVFKAVGNTLRLACLATLLGFIVGAFLGFVGGYFRNSPMDRVASFVSVIGVSVPHYWLGMVLVIIFSTQLMWLPPTGAGPGGSGEWVPDWAHFRHMILPAVTMSVIPMGIIARTVRALVAETLSQEFVVGLRARGLTDLGVFLHVVKNCAPTALAVMGLQLGYLLGGSILIETVFSWPGTGFLLNAAIFQRDLPLLQGTILVLALFFVVLNLAVDILQGLFDPRIERS